Below is a genomic region from Cottoperca gobio chromosome 24, fCotGob3.1, whole genome shotgun sequence.
AGGGGCAGTTTTTATTAATGCATTGTAGCTTTTATGCAGTTTTCTCATCTGACCTActgttttaaactgtttattaatacattatattgaCATCCCTTCTCCTGCAAGAACATTTCTGTTTCCATGACTGCGCAATGAGGATTAAGATGCGTCTCGTGAACATATGTAGACGTATAGGGAACATAATGTATATGATGCAGATGCTGCATACATAAGATGACGTAGTTCATTCATGGCGATGGGCATCTCATGTGGGCGGGGGTGTCACTTAATATATGTCCGATATTGTTTGATATGCGAGttaataaacaaagttaaaatgaAAAGGCTGCTAATATTGCTGTTCAGACATCCGACGGATTTAATTGTTCAATTGGAAAACATCTGTtcgctttttttctctccccttaCCTCTGCCTCTGTGCGATGGTTTGGTCTCACCACACAGATTTCATTCATAAAATTCCAGCTCACTATAAAAGGCAGGCCTCTCCACTATCTGCACAGTTACCATTTATGAACCCGGCAAATGGGATATAAGTAGGGCTTTAGGCGTCAGTTTTCTACTTAGACTAGATAGACTATTCTATCTTTTTATGCAGTGATTTTTAGACGAGAACATGCATCCAGACTCCAGCACTGAGTTCGACTCATCGTCCAGCTGTAGCACAGCATCGCCTGGCGGGGACACCCCTGGGTGCAGCCAGCATCCTCCTGACTCGCTTTCATCATCAGTGGACAGCGCCAAGGTAGAAGCGGATCTGATCATTCAAAATATTATCCTCATACATCTTGCAGGATCATTTATGCATACAGCTAATATTGGTTGCAAAAGTCGTCTAGGTACAAAATGTTCACACATATCTAAGAACATTTCATAGACAGCATTTTTTTCTGTCCCGTGCTTAAAAACGGTTCTATACAAACACATAGGCAATCTCTATAGTCTCCATGTATCTGTTATAAATCTGCAGATAGTGTAAGCATGTTCAGTCTTATTTCAAGGAAATTGTTTGTAATATAGGCtcatttacacaaacatgtcTTGGTCTTGACCTTTCATTTGAGTGATAAAAAAATGAGTGATAAGGACGTGATGATAAGTCATGCATCTGGAATTTGATGGATTAGACAGTATTGATTTAGTCTTTTTTGGCATTCCTCAGCCAAATGATTGATGTACCATTTAAGCACATCTAAAGGTCAGCCACGAGCGTGCTTCCTAACTCATCAGATAAGCTAAATTAGCGTTTGACTGCATGCATATGCATGTATCTTTGATGTGGGTTTTTCCAGGATGCTGAGACCAGTGCAGTAGACCCCTTTGTTCCGACTGTGACTGCAATCTCAACCTCGCCGGATCTAAGGTGGATGGTGCAGCCGACAGTCATCATATCTGTCTCCCCATCAGCCGGCCGTGCAAAGACCAAAACTCACGGCTCGACCCAGTCGTCTTCCACGGCAGGTGCAAAAAAGACAAAGCCCTCCAACAGGAAAGGGCTGAAAGACAAGGTATGCAAGAGAGCAGGGTGGGGAGGGGCTAATGAAATGTGAGTTTCAGAGATAACCTTACAGGTTagccaatcaatcaatcaataaatcaatcaatcaatcaataaaggAGTCCGTATTGTTCTTTAATAATATCCTATGATATTCCCCCCCAGTGACAGTTTAATATGAAAGTGTAGTTATCGCGATATTTTCAACAGGACCTAAAGTAGGAtgcacttgtttgttttttatttttttatttttttactgttaAAGGAAAATTAACGTAGCGCGCAGCGCAAATAAATGACAGCAGGGAATAGCACATCAGGTGATTGGATTAAGCCTAATTGGTGCAGCGAGTAATCACTTTTGGAGTAACGAGTGAAAAGCACTGTTTATGAATGGGATGGGAAATTGCATATAAATGCGCGTTCACGTAGTCGACTAGACCGTGCCAGTGGTGCAGCATTTTTAACGTCTGAACTGAAAGAGCGTCTGCACCGAGCAGATCAGTATTCCCAGCATACACTGCAACGAAgatttttcttcttatttttttgGCAATAGAAATGGTGCCCAAGAGCCAACTGCTGATATGGCAAAACTCAGGAGGATGTGCATTTAAAGTCTATTTCTGATTGATTTTAGCCGtccaaagaggaggaggaaaggaggaggatcAGGAGGGAGAGGAACAAAATTGCTGCAGCAAAGTGTCGTAACAGACGGAGGGAGCTGATAGACACTCTGCAAGCTGTAAGTATGCTGCTTTATGCAATCATAAAGAAACATCCACATACAGCACAGGAACTCCTGAAGCTGAGGACATATACAGCACTGCATGTCACTATTCATTAAGCTGGGTTGACTGCAGAGCAACATAAGGCACCAGTGTTTTCATGCCTCCCTCATACCAATTATTTTTTCTGATTTTGTCCCTTCTCACCTCAGGAAACGGACATGCTCGAAGACGAAAAGTCTGCCCTCCAGATGGAGATAGCCGACCTgctgaaggagaaggagagactgGAGCAAGTCTTAGTCTCCCACAAACCATCCTGCAAGCTCCCTACAAATGACGACaataatgatgatgaggatAATGAAGATGATGTCAACACAATGCTGCAGGATCCTCCGGCCTCTCCACAGCTGCTGTCCATCTTAGAGAATGAAAAAAGCCAAGAGAACAACGCAGTCATCGGAGAAGTCCCTCTTGGTCAAGACATGGACAATGTCCCATGCATCCCTGCTGCAGCCATTTTGGGGAACTCCAACATCCTGCTGTGTTCGAGTGCAGAAGAGGAAACACTGGAGGACTTAAAAGGAGACGACCTGGATGACTTGGTGCCCAGCCTTGAGATGGCAGTGACTCCAGAGATGGCTGCATCCGTCCCCGACATAGACCTGAGCAGCCCCTTCTGCCTCTCAGACTGGGAAACCCTGTACAAGTCTGTGGCGAACGACCTTGAATCTTTGAGCACGCCAATCATGTCTTCCAGTCCCACTTGTAACAATTACCGCAcagtgttttcctttaattactCTGAGATTGATTCCTTGGCTGAGGGCTTTGAGAGCCTCAAAGGCAGCCTCGGTGCATCTGAGTTAATGAAAGATAGTCTTAACTCTCCAACACTTCTGGCCTTGTGAATGAAAAGAATTTATACAATGATGCTGTATTCTAACCAGCCAGCAAGCTATGATCTCTCtctcaaaaacaatgttttgtagTGTGAGTTTTGATGTTGTGTAAATCTGAACATCAAAGGTTGTGTACATGACATGTTTTCTGTGACTGTAACAGGGTTTACTTCTTCCATAATGCTGGTGCAATTCTGAGGTGAGACTTTGCGCTGGTAACAAAAATGCATGCAAATACAAGTCATCCGTAATCCAAGAAGAGGTGgtatcttgtgtttttaaatgtgatgtgaaGTTAGATCATGCTCAATAGCCTAATGTACATGTAATACTGTTGAAAAAGTTGTGTTGTAACAAGTGAAAAAAGCAGGGTTACTAATGTGTAGTGTGAAGGTGTCACATCTTGCTGTAAGGTGTCCCCTAACATGACATTTCCTTTCAAGTTTTTCCATTAAAAGAAGAACACGTCATGTATTTTATCAAGCTGTATTTTATGacatagtttatttttttacttataAAAAATTATCAGATGCAAAAATTGTATAATGCtggaaataaaataagacaacCACAAACGACATattgctctcttttttttaatcattcatcaatttaaataaacagcgAAGATTaatttagtagctgttctggcAAAAGCTCCTTTTAAAGACCTAGCCACTTTGTGGTAAAATTGTTTTTCTCAACtgccaaggtcaagaatgagcTCAGTTTATAAGCTAACATGGATGAGAAGGGCTCGAAAATAGAAAGCTGGACATCTAATATTCCATGACTACTGTTCAATCTCCATCTGCTAATAAAGATTATGTAAATGCTATGATAAGCATTAGAAAACCTACCCTACTAAATTGCGTCAAGAAGAGGGGCAAAATAGAACTCTGGAATATTAATAGCGTCCATAAAGATGTCAGTGAGCCTATTTTTGGATTCAGGATTACATAAAATACAACCACCGGGGACTGAATCGTGTTTAAAATGAGTGGgagcagcagaaacagcaggttcattatttattcatagcTCGTTCTCGGCTCCACTATTGTCACGGTCAAGGGAATCCGAATCATCTACAGCAGGGCATTGCGTGCTACGCGTGACGTCAACACGCGATTGCATTTACGTTTCACTTCCGCCGACCATATTTGGGTAattgcagttgttttgtttccatgGCGACGGGTGTCATATTTCGGGACCGCTCGGAAGATGTTACCGAAGAAGATCGAAGCAGGAGCGAGCAGGAGACGAAACGTTCACATTAATTACAGAGCGGGATCACGTGCATGATGATAAGTGGCGTAGTAAGTCATTTAACGGTGCCAAAGCCTTTCTGGGAACAGCACACAGGGCATGTAATGACCACAGCCTGTTTGGTTTCGGTCCTCACGGGAGAAAAGCAATAACACCGCAGTGGATGCACTTAATGTTAATGTAACCACATTCAACCCAAACGAGCAACCCTATATTGTAATCTTGTTTGCATGTCAGGAAGCCTTTGTTGACGTTTTGCAACATCTGCCCAGTTTCCATGTCGTTGTATGTCAGAAGTGCAGTCTTGTTTTCATCAGTAGGGGGAGCTACAACTGAGAGCTTCTCTTCATTTTAGCAACCGCATAACACAAACTAGAAACTTGGCACTAAACAGAAAGAATTATAGAAATATCACGTGCAAACTACTTTTTTTAACATCATGTGTAATATTacctttacaaaataaatagaatactCAATAttactgtttacttattttAGTAAATGTATCTTTGTCTATTGTTATTCTATTAGGCACTGTTGTTAGTATTACCTCTTAtagattttatattttgtattattgttttttattcttatgttgttgcagtttacctttttattttagtttactttttttacagtaaatattttACTTCCTGCCACAATAAAAGAGCAAACCAGTAGGATGTCGACATATAGATGGacagacatttataaatgtagttaaatGTGCCATCtcctttttttatgttgttatttattaataaccaTCTTATATTAACTACTACTATTAAcatctcattatttattattattattagtagattttcttttgttatctCTCTAGAATATTAGATATCTTGCATTATCCTATAGtgacatatttttctttattatttattatcagtaGATTAACACGTGAATTGTGTTTGTCTTGCATTGTTGAAGTTAAGTCACATTGAAATAGTAAGAATATAACTTGATTActtatattatgtgtatatttacttcatttacttattttattatcttttttattctattagCATATATTGttattcacttgttttttttcattgtatttaatgATTGTAATTTTGCTTTGTCGTACCAAAAGAGCCTATTAAATTGAAAAAATTGAATTGTGTACGTGATGTCTTGGTGCCAGGCTATTTTAGAGCAATGATGGATGGGCCTGTCAACAGCTCTGATGTCTACTGACTCACTCTTTGTCCACTTGTTCCACCAAACTGTGCATAGAGCAGTGTGGTGACCTCCACTGCCTGTTTCAGAGTTGTAAAATATCACAGAGATAGAGTTGTTCACAACCATCAACCAAGCCACAACCGCCCAACGAGATGTGAGCTGACGTGGAAGAGTTTTTATTCTATGGTTCGGGCGGATGATATTGCCTGCTGTTACTCTGTTGCtctcagtggtggaggaagtcaaaatcatgtacattttgtttaatttgaaagtAAAGTAGTACTTGGGTATATGCACTTAGTTAGCCCTAGAGTCAGACtgagtttgtgtatgtgtcagtGGTGGATAGTATTCATCTAGTTTAGTAAAGAGTGTAAAGAGTGTAAAACTcataaattgtatatatatatatatatatatatatatatatatatatatatatatatatatatatgcagacaCTGAAGCAGTTAAATTAAATTcagcaaacatttattttattatttaaacctGTGATTTTCCTACCAGGACTAAGAGAACAGAGCACATTCCTCCAGTTTTGAAATCCTTACACTGGCTTCTAGGTAGTTACAGAAAAGATTTTAAAGTGTTGCTACTAACGTATAAATCACTGAATAGTTTAGGCCCAGAATACCTTCCCTGATAtttcttaaaaaatataaaccAAGTAGGGCTTTTACATCCATGGACTCAGGTCAGCTAGCACAGCCCAGAGTACAAACTACACATGGTGCAGTGATGCTGCAATGCAACTGGTATTTATCTTTTCATGTGCCaattacaatgtttttattctattttatgtactattgtatttttttgttacttATCGTTTAAATATATTACTGTCTGtttaattacaatttttttgtactttttaatcatattttatatatggattttcctttgtttttatttatgtgaagCACACTGAATTGCCCCTGTACAAGAAACTGAGAAAGTCCTGTTAGTTACACTTTACCCTTAGTAAGTGGATCTGGttttttattagatttaaacTGCTTTTGGAATTATGAAATAACCTATAATGGTTtacttataaataataatatgatgcTTTTCAATATGGACTGACTACACAACAGTAAGCTTGTTGTTTCCATTTGGTGGAGCCTTAATCTAAGTCTCCAtacttgttgttttgtttttgtctccgtCTATATACATTTAGcctttattgttgtttatatgtatgtatgtttttatattgcaccttgaataaatatgaattgTAAAGCATTGACGTACCCTGACTAATTAATAAGATACTAAACATGGAGAAGCTTGCTTACTGCAGTGATGCTTCAGGATGAGATTACTCCCGGCAACACCAGCACTCTGTAATATGTCTCACATTGCCTGGTTACAGATCTCTATCTTTctattatttgttgtgtgctCACTGTTTCCAGCTCTGTTATCTCATCCTCATACACCTCCTGACCACTCTGCTTCCTTTGCTATTCCCAAGGAAGTGCTATATTTACAGGAATAAATCAATGTCACACGGGTTTGGGAAGACGTGGTCACCTGACACGAGTAACGCTATGAGAGAGAAGCGTTATAACAGAGCCACAGATGGTGTTGTTGATGCGAACATGAACTCAAACAATACTGCAATGTTCCAGCTGGAGACGGTATAGTTAAGGATACAATAGGAAGATGATTAGGTACTTTATTTTGTACTATAATACTGCAAAGATTGAATTTCTTTGtacagaatgtgttttttaGAGAGACTTTGATAGCATATGATGCCAGTGAATGTGTCACAGCACGAATAACACTGAGAGCTTTTACTCAAATGGAGCCTGTTGTTGTGAGagggagatgaagatgaagaggggGAGGGTTTAAAGCCAACGGCAGCACGCAATTGGTGCGCTAAAGTGATTGATTTGATATCTGTGAATGGAGTGGATGTGAGTCTGCGAAAGCATCACAATTTAATCCATTAACAagggaatgtttttttgtgtatgtgttcgATACACAGGAGGGGCATGTTCGGAAAGTAGAATGTTTTATagtaaaactatatatatatatatacgtatatgagTAGAGACACTAATTGTTCTCATTATGTTTAGTACTTTTAAGGCATATTGTAACACTACTTGCAAGATTTTGACGTTCACTGAATAAATTATGACAAAATCTTCTAAACCATTGTTGTCAGAAAACAGGAAACATGATAATGCACCGTGTCCAAAATGGCAGAATGTAGCACATCGTTACACGTTTCTAGACATATTTTGACGTGTTTTTACAAATGTCTGAGattattttgaaagaagaaaaaagggaaggaaggaagaagattCAATGGAGCGGTggtaaaaataaagttttaagtCTAGTGTACTGTCTGCAGTGTGGTGGACGATGAGTCAAGATTGCGTCTGGAGCTGTCTGGTTTTGTGGGTATTTCCCAAAGATGTGGTATTGGATAATATACAGACAACACACTTTAACCTAAACTGCAGATTTGAATTAGATTAAAGACAATGAGAAAATATGACTGACTTGTTTACATCTTGTTTAACTAGTCAATGGGATATAAATTATGAAGGAGAAGCTGGTGTTCATCAAAAAATATTacacatgtttttacatgttattagcaagagttgtatcctcatgattgtttgcacttattgtaagtcgctttggacaaaagtgtcagctgaaagaactgtaatgtaatgttataacATGTGTGCGTAactaaagagacaaaaaaacatacaggactgtctc
It encodes:
- the LOC115003606 gene encoding proto-oncogene c-Fos-like, whose protein sequence is MHPDSSTEFDSSSSCSTASPGGDTPGCSQHPPDSLSSSVDSAKDAETSAVDPFVPTVTAISTSPDLRWMVQPTVIISVSPSAGRAKTKTHGSTQSSSTAGAKKTKPSNRKGLKDKPSKEEEERRRIRRERNKIAAAKCRNRRRELIDTLQAETDMLEDEKSALQMEIADLLKEKERLEQVLVSHKPSCKLPTNDDNNDDEDNEDDVNTMLQDPPASPQLLSILENEKSQENNAVIGEVPLGQDMDNVPCIPAAAILGNSNILLCSSAEEETLEDLKGDDLDDLVPSLEMAVTPEMAASVPDIDLSSPFCLSDWETLYKSVANDLESLSTPIMSSSPTCNNYRTVFSFNYSEIDSLAEGFESLKGSLGASELMKDSLNSPTLLAL